One genomic segment of Thalassospiraceae bacterium LMO-SO8 includes these proteins:
- a CDS encoding glycosyltransferase family 2 protein, with protein sequence MTGGTGTGPRLSIVVCAHNEAAHLADCLATLGFGDELVVLADKCTDATAEIARRFTDRVIEGAWDPEGSRRNAAIDACTGDWVLEVDADERVPDALAREIRKVIATTSHDWHEILVDNYIGGRLVRWGWGASFGKAAYPGLFRKGVKRWGPQRVHPALTWTGAKGPMLTNRLDHYVDRNVSDMLKRLDSYTTARAADLRDTGQIGSFANNLRRFFTRFFKCYVRRKGYREGGYGFLIALCAGLYPLISHLKARLEDDAGNPLAGEG encoded by the coding sequence GTGACCGGCGGTACGGGCACCGGCCCCCGGCTTTCCATCGTCGTCTGCGCCCATAACGAGGCGGCGCATCTGGCCGACTGCCTGGCGACCCTCGGCTTCGGGGACGAGTTGGTCGTGCTGGCCGACAAATGCACGGACGCGACGGCCGAGATCGCCCGCCGCTTCACCGACCGCGTGATCGAAGGCGCCTGGGACCCGGAAGGGAGCCGCCGCAACGCGGCCATCGACGCCTGCACCGGCGACTGGGTGCTGGAGGTCGATGCCGACGAACGGGTGCCGGACGCCTTGGCCCGGGAAATCCGCAAGGTCATCGCCACGACATCCCACGATTGGCACGAAATCCTGGTCGACAACTACATCGGCGGCCGCCTGGTGCGCTGGGGCTGGGGCGCCAGCTTCGGCAAGGCCGCCTATCCGGGGCTGTTCCGCAAGGGCGTCAAACGCTGGGGGCCGCAGCGCGTCCATCCCGCCCTGACCTGGACCGGCGCCAAGGGGCCCATGCTGACCAATCGTCTCGACCATTACGTCGACCGCAACGTGTCGGACATGCTGAAACGCCTCGACAGCTACACCACCGCGCGGGCGGCGGATTTGCGGGACACGGGGCAAATCGGCTCCTTCGCCAACAACCTGCGCCGCTTCTTCACCCGCTTCTTCAAATGCTACGTGCGGCGCAAGGGCTACCGCGAGGGTGGGTACGGGTTTCTAATCGCGCTCTGCGCCGGGCTCTATCCGCTGATCTCCCATCTCAAGGCGCGGCTCGAGGACGATGCCGGCAATCCCCTGGCCGGGGAGGGCTGA
- a CDS encoding glycosyltransferase family 4 protein, with translation MARIVLADDGIEFDGRTPEERPLGGAESSLVFLMETLAARGHEVSVHNNCAAPLVHKGVTWVPLTAGMPDKADLFIANRGDKVLPLMPRAGRTVFWTHNPATYMVKWRYLTKLWKYADAIVFIGDYHATTYPRWCPVKNRVVIPYGLPDDFCNAQPASAPPGPRAVFSSNPLRGLDWLLDRWAQDIQPRVPGAELILFTGAAVYGSAGAAKADPMAKVLDKAKSLEEKGVRLPGPVPKQRLIDEFRQARCMLYRGDINETFCMAVGEAQAMGMPAVVTDLGSMYERVIDGETGFVAGDDRAFADAAVKLLSDDTLWSAQQAAALEKQRSWRWPAAAEAWERLLP, from the coding sequence ATGGCGCGCATCGTTCTGGCCGACGACGGCATCGAATTCGACGGCCGCACGCCCGAGGAACGCCCCCTGGGCGGGGCGGAAAGCTCCCTCGTGTTTCTGATGGAAACACTCGCGGCGCGCGGCCACGAGGTTTCGGTCCATAACAACTGTGCGGCCCCCCTGGTGCACAAGGGCGTTACCTGGGTGCCGCTGACGGCGGGCATGCCGGACAAGGCCGACCTGTTCATCGCCAACCGGGGAGACAAGGTCCTGCCGCTGATGCCGCGCGCCGGGCGCACCGTGTTCTGGACGCACAATCCGGCGACCTACATGGTCAAATGGCGCTACCTCACGAAGCTGTGGAAATACGCCGACGCCATCGTGTTCATCGGCGATTATCACGCGACGACCTATCCCCGTTGGTGCCCGGTCAAAAATCGCGTTGTCATTCCCTATGGTCTGCCCGACGATTTCTGCAATGCGCAACCGGCCTCGGCGCCGCCGGGTCCCCGCGCGGTATTTTCCTCCAACCCCCTGCGCGGGCTTGACTGGCTGCTCGACCGCTGGGCCCAGGATATCCAGCCCCGGGTGCCGGGGGCGGAATTGATCCTGTTCACCGGGGCCGCCGTTTATGGCAGCGCCGGCGCGGCCAAGGCCGACCCCATGGCGAAAGTTCTCGACAAGGCTAAATCGTTGGAAGAAAAAGGGGTCCGATTGCCGGGTCCGGTGCCCAAACAACGCCTCATCGACGAATTCCGACAGGCCAGATGCATGCTCTATCGTGGTGACATCAACGAGACCTTTTGCATGGCCGTGGGCGAGGCCCAGGCCATGGGCATGCCCGCCGTGGTGACCGACCTGGGCTCCATGTATGAGCGGGTGATCGACGGCGAAACGGGTTTCGTCGCCGGCGACGACCGGGCCTTTGCCGATGCCGCCGTGAAATTGTTGAGCGACGACACCCTGTGGTCGGCGCAACAGGCGGCGGCGCTTGAAAAACAACGGTCCTGGCGCTGGCCCGCGGCGGCCGAGGCCTGGGAAAGGTTGCTGCCGTGA
- a CDS encoding glycosyltransferase, with amino-acid sequence MQAMAGAEFGGAEAFFVRLVRALHRAGLEQRVLIRENKARANSLRDAGIEPLQLPFGGMLDRRTPRAFKHEIKEFQPQIVMTWMNRASKMCPKGDFVQVGRLGGYYDLKYYRTCDHLIGNTEDIVNHIVGQGWDKNRAHYLPNFVSEEQAEPLSRRSLYTPENAVLILALGRLHENKGFDVLLRAMARVPNTYLWLAGDGPLRESLEKQAEDLGIKPRVRFLGWREDTAELFAACDLFVCPSRHEPLGNVVLEAWAQGVPVIAADSMGPGTLIDHMDSGILVPVDDSDALARAVRAVIDDYELAEHIARRGREVYEASFTEGQVVQRYLDFFQSIVTNREN; translated from the coding sequence ATGCAGGCCATGGCGGGGGCGGAATTCGGCGGCGCCGAGGCGTTCTTCGTGCGTCTTGTCCGCGCCCTGCACCGCGCTGGGTTGGAACAGCGCGTGCTGATCCGCGAGAACAAGGCCCGCGCGAATTCCCTGCGCGACGCCGGGATCGAGCCTTTGCAACTGCCGTTCGGCGGTATGCTCGACCGTCGCACGCCGCGCGCCTTCAAACACGAAATCAAGGAATTCCAGCCGCAGATCGTCATGACCTGGATGAACCGGGCCAGCAAGATGTGCCCCAAGGGCGATTTCGTCCAGGTCGGCCGGCTGGGCGGGTATTACGACCTGAAGTACTACCGCACCTGTGACCACCTGATCGGCAACACGGAAGACATCGTCAACCATATCGTCGGCCAGGGATGGGACAAAAACCGGGCCCATTACCTGCCGAATTTCGTGTCCGAGGAGCAGGCCGAGCCGCTCAGCCGCCGTTCCCTCTACACGCCTGAAAACGCCGTGCTGATCCTGGCCCTGGGCCGGCTGCACGAAAACAAGGGCTTCGACGTGCTGCTGCGCGCCATGGCGCGGGTGCCCAACACCTATTTGTGGCTGGCCGGCGACGGCCCCTTGCGCGAAAGCCTGGAAAAACAGGCGGAAGATCTGGGTATCAAGCCGCGTGTGCGGTTCCTGGGCTGGCGCGAGGACACGGCGGAATTGTTCGCCGCCTGCGACCTGTTCGTCTGCCCGTCGCGGCACGAGCCGCTGGGCAACGTGGTGCTGGAGGCCTGGGCCCAGGGGGTTCCCGTGATCGCTGCCGACAGCATGGGGCCGGGGACACTGATCGATCACATGGATTCCGGCATTCTGGTGCCGGTCGACGATTCAGACGCCCTGGCCCGTGCCGTGCGTGCCGTGATCGACGATTACGAACTGGCGGAACATATCGCCCGCCGCGGCCGCGAGGTCTATGAAGCAAGCTTCACCGAAGGTCAGGTCGTGCAGCGTTATCTGGACTTTTTTCAATCGATTGTTACCAATCGGGAAAACTGA
- the asnB gene encoding asparagine synthase (glutamine-hydrolyzing), with protein MCGIAGIMTRDGSAPPAGILDALAVALAHRGPDGHGRHVDGDVGLIQTRLAIIDLETGDQPIAAKGPDGNEAVLVANGEIYNYVEVKLDLGRVPFKTRSDCEIPLQLYLREELAFTDHLRGMYAIAIHDRARGRLVLTRDPFGIKPLYFTQSGAAFAFASEPQALIRAGLATARLNPMARDEMLQMQFSSGRETPFAGIERVLPGETLIVEKGRVIGRNRMSALPDGPPKGLGRSDALMRLDDLLDDAVGVHQRSDVPYGMFFSGGIDSTVLLAMMSRLNERPVTALTAGFSDTQVHDERALAREIAAHMGADHHEVEFGAADFWDLLPEIAAAVDDPAADYAVLPSYKLARTARERGIKVILSGEGGDEVFAGYGRYRRAMRWRLLGGRPMRERGTLEGLGVLREETRAWRGGIEMAEEEVQGKGWTSLQRAQAVDMADWLPNDLLTKLDRCLMAHGVEGRVPFLDPKLAAFGFGLPDALKVRHGRGKWILRKWLEKVVPMSRPFAAKRGFTVPVGEWILAEGRRLGPLVAAQPGVAEICRPDAVANLFRNAGKREMQAAWTLLFYAVWHRHHILGGVPKGGVLEVLGEAV; from the coding sequence ATGTGCGGTATCGCAGGCATCATGACACGAGACGGCTCCGCCCCGCCGGCGGGGATTCTCGACGCGTTGGCCGTTGCCCTGGCCCATCGCGGGCCTGACGGCCATGGGCGTCATGTCGACGGCGACGTCGGCCTGATTCAGACTCGCCTCGCCATCATCGATCTGGAAACGGGCGACCAGCCCATCGCCGCCAAGGGCCCCGACGGCAACGAGGCGGTCCTGGTCGCCAACGGGGAAATCTACAATTACGTCGAGGTCAAATTGGACCTGGGCCGTGTGCCGTTCAAGACGCGGTCCGACTGCGAGATTCCGCTGCAACTTTACCTGCGCGAGGAACTGGCCTTCACCGACCATCTGCGCGGCATGTACGCGATCGCCATCCATGACCGGGCCCGTGGCCGCCTGGTGCTGACCCGCGATCCGTTCGGCATCAAGCCGCTGTATTTCACCCAGTCGGGCGCGGCCTTCGCCTTCGCCTCCGAACCGCAGGCCCTGATCCGGGCCGGGCTGGCGACGGCGCGCCTCAACCCCATGGCGCGGGACGAGATGCTGCAAATGCAGTTTTCCTCGGGCCGGGAAACGCCTTTCGCCGGGATCGAGCGGGTCTTGCCGGGGGAAACCCTGATCGTCGAGAAGGGCCGGGTGATCGGGCGCAACCGCATGTCGGCCCTGCCGGATGGCCCGCCCAAGGGCCTGGGCCGGTCGGATGCCTTGATGCGGCTCGACGATTTGTTGGATGACGCGGTCGGGGTGCATCAGCGCTCGGACGTGCCTTACGGCATGTTCTTTTCCGGGGGCATCGATTCCACGGTCCTGCTGGCCATGATGTCGCGCCTGAACGAACGGCCTGTCACCGCCCTCACCGCCGGGTTTTCCGACACCCAGGTTCATGACGAGCGCGCCCTGGCCCGTGAGATCGCGGCCCATATGGGCGCCGACCACCACGAGGTCGAATTCGGCGCCGCGGATTTTTGGGACCTGTTGCCGGAGATCGCCGCCGCGGTGGATGACCCGGCGGCCGATTATGCCGTGCTGCCGAGCTATAAACTGGCCCGCACGGCGCGTGAACGGGGGATCAAGGTCATTCTGTCCGGCGAGGGCGGGGACGAGGTCTTCGCCGGCTATGGCCGCTATCGCCGGGCCATGCGCTGGCGCCTGCTGGGCGGCCGTCCCATGCGCGAGCGGGGGACCTTGGAAGGCCTGGGCGTGCTGCGCGAGGAAACCCGTGCCTGGCGGGGCGGGATCGAGATGGCCGAGGAAGAGGTCCAGGGCAAGGGTTGGACGTCCCTGCAACGGGCCCAGGCCGTGGACATGGCTGACTGGCTGCCCAACGACCTGTTGACCAAACTCGACCGTTGCCTGATGGCCCACGGGGTCGAAGGCCGGGTGCCGTTCCTGGACCCCAAGCTGGCGGCCTTCGGCTTCGGCCTGCCGGACGCGCTGAAGGTGCGGCACGGGCGGGGCAAGTGGATTTTGCGCAAATGGCTGGAAAAGGTCGTGCCCATGTCCCGGCCGTTCGCCGCCAAGCGCGGCTTCACCGTGCCCGTGGGCGAATGGATTCTGGCCGAGGGCCGGCGCCTGGGCCCCCTGGTCGCGGCCCAGCCGGGGGTCGCCGAAATCTGCCGCCCCGATGCGGTGGCCAACCTGTTCCGCAACGCCGGAAAGCGCGAGATGCAGGCCGCCTGGACGCTTCTGTTCTATGCCGTCTGGCATCGACACCACATTCTGGGCGGGGTGCCCAAGGGCGGCGTTCTCGAAGTCCTGGGGGAGGCCGTCTGA
- the pyrC gene encoding dihydroorotase — MPTPDILTLRRPDDWHVHFRDGAMMAAVVPFTARQMARAIVMPNLVPPVTTAALAAAYRARILAVVPKGVDFTPLMTAYLTDKTDPDDLAAGFRDGVLTAVKYYPAGATTNSDSGVTAIDKVMPVLERMADIGMPLLVHGEVTDADIDVFDREAVFIERTLAPLAARLPGLKIVFEHITTADAAAFVEGAGGNVGATITAHHLVINRTDIFRGGIRPHLYCLPIAKREVHRQALVKAATSGNPKFFLGTDTAPHAAHAKEAACGCAGIFSAPAAIEVYAEVFDRAGALDKLEAFASLNGPAFYGLPVNDGTITLERQPWTQPEAVDLPDGDRLVSFRGGETLSWRLAD; from the coding sequence GTGCCCACGCCTGATATCCTGACCCTCCGCCGCCCGGACGACTGGCACGTGCATTTCCGCGACGGTGCCATGATGGCCGCCGTCGTGCCCTTCACGGCGCGCCAGATGGCCCGCGCCATCGTCATGCCCAATCTGGTGCCGCCGGTGACCACGGCGGCCCTGGCGGCGGCCTACCGCGCCCGCATCCTGGCCGTGGTTCCCAAGGGCGTCGACTTCACGCCCCTGATGACCGCCTACCTGACCGACAAGACCGACCCGGATGATCTGGCCGCCGGGTTCCGGGACGGCGTGCTGACGGCGGTGAAGTATTATCCCGCCGGGGCCACGACCAATTCGGACTCGGGCGTCACCGCCATCGACAAAGTCATGCCCGTGCTGGAACGCATGGCCGACATCGGCATGCCGCTTCTGGTCCACGGCGAGGTCACGGACGCCGACATCGACGTGTTCGACCGCGAGGCCGTGTTCATCGAACGCACCCTGGCCCCCCTGGCGGCGCGCCTGCCGGGCCTCAAGATCGTGTTCGAACACATCACCACGGCGGACGCGGCGGCCTTCGTCGAAGGGGCGGGGGGCAATGTCGGTGCCACGATCACGGCGCACCATCTGGTCATCAACCGCACGGACATCTTCCGGGGCGGCATCCGCCCGCACCTCTACTGCCTGCCCATCGCCAAGCGCGAGGTTCACCGTCAGGCGCTCGTCAAGGCCGCGACCTCGGGCAATCCGAAATTCTTCCTTGGCACCGACACGGCGCCCCACGCGGCCCATGCCAAGGAAGCGGCCTGCGGCTGCGCCGGTATCTTTTCCGCCCCGGCGGCGATCGAGGTCTATGCCGAGGTGTTCGACCGTGCGGGCGCTTTGGATAAGCTCGAAGCCTTCGCGTCGCTCAACGGCCCGGCGTTCTACGGCCTGCCCGTGAACGACGGGACGATCACCCTGGAGCGCCAGCCCTGGACCCAGCCCGAGGCCGTGGACCTGCCGGACGGCGACCGCCTGGTTTCCTTCCGCGGCGGGGAAACGCTTTCCTGGCGGCTGGCCGACTGA
- a CDS encoding MDR family oxidoreductase, whose translation MSTFKGLLLEETDGKVSSSIQDIDEARLPEGDVTVAVKYSTINYKDGMVINGLGRLVRDYPHVSGIDFSGVVEASDNPAYKPGDEVILTGWRVGEVHWGGHAQKARVKGDWLVPMPKGLDLKRAMAVGTAGFTAMLAIMTLEDHGLTPENDGEVLVTGGSGGVGSVATSILANLGYRVAASTGSPESHAYLKDLGATTIVDRAELEEAPKGPLARERWSGAIDNVGGPTLHTVLATLKYWGTCASVGNAGSFKLETTVLPFLLRGINLCGIDSATCPRDRRIAAWNRIAKDLPLDKLDALTETAGLGDLPDLAGKILKGQLRGRTVIDVNS comes from the coding sequence ATGTCCACGTTCAAAGGACTTCTGCTCGAAGAAACCGACGGCAAGGTTTCGTCGTCCATTCAGGACATCGACGAGGCCCGCCTGCCCGAGGGCGACGTCACCGTCGCCGTCAAGTATTCGACCATCAACTACAAGGACGGCATGGTCATCAACGGCCTGGGCCGCCTGGTGCGGGATTACCCGCATGTGTCGGGCATCGATTTTTCCGGCGTCGTCGAGGCTTCGGACAATCCCGCCTACAAGCCCGGCGACGAAGTCATCCTGACCGGCTGGCGGGTCGGCGAGGTCCATTGGGGCGGCCATGCCCAGAAGGCGCGGGTCAAGGGCGACTGGCTGGTGCCGATGCCCAAGGGCCTGGACCTCAAGCGCGCCATGGCGGTCGGCACGGCGGGCTTCACGGCCATGCTGGCGATCATGACCCTGGAAGACCACGGCCTGACGCCGGAAAACGACGGCGAGGTTCTGGTCACCGGCGGGTCCGGCGGCGTCGGCTCCGTCGCCACGTCGATCCTGGCCAATCTGGGCTACCGGGTCGCGGCGTCGACCGGCAGCCCGGAATCCCACGCCTATCTGAAGGATCTGGGGGCGACCACCATCGTCGACCGGGCCGAACTGGAAGAAGCGCCCAAGGGGCCGCTCGCCCGCGAACGCTGGTCCGGCGCCATCGACAACGTCGGCGGGCCGACCCTGCATACGGTGCTGGCGACGCTCAAGTACTGGGGGACGTGTGCCTCGGTCGGCAACGCCGGGTCGTTCAAGCTGGAAACCACGGTGCTGCCGTTCCTTTTGCGCGGCATCAACCTGTGCGGCATCGACTCAGCGACCTGCCCCAGGGATCGGCGCATCGCCGCCTGGAACCGCATCGCCAAGGATTTGCCGCTCGACAAGCTCGACGCCCTGACGGAAACGGCGGGTCTGGGTGATCTGCCGGACCTTGCGGGCAAGATTCTCAAGGGTCAGCTGCGCGGGCGCACGGTGATCGACGTCAATTCATGA
- a CDS encoding isocitrate lyase/phosphoenolpyruvate mutase family protein, with the protein MDQAAKVAAFQKLHADPGCFIIPNPWDRGSARMLEAMGFKALATTSAGYNLSRGQADGDATVEDHFAHFRDLCASVDVPMNADFENAYADTADGVAENIRLAAGTGLAGGSLEDYDGTGIYDMAEAVDRLTAAVEAARSVNPPFVLTARAENLIRGNPDLDDTIKRLQAYQEAGADVLYAPGLKTADDVRAVISSVDRPVNVLGGIAGMTLTYREMAELGVKRISVGGSLFRSAYGKAMADAREMLDAGTFGFATSAPPLSAFDKLFRQG; encoded by the coding sequence ATGGATCAAGCGGCTAAGGTCGCGGCGTTTCAAAAACTGCACGCCGACCCGGGATGTTTCATCATCCCCAATCCCTGGGACCGGGGCTCCGCCCGCATGTTGGAAGCCATGGGTTTCAAGGCGCTGGCGACGACCAGCGCGGGGTATAACCTTTCCCGGGGTCAGGCCGACGGCGACGCGACGGTTGAGGATCACTTCGCCCATTTCCGGGATCTCTGCGCCAGCGTCGATGTGCCGATGAATGCGGACTTCGAAAATGCCTATGCCGACACCGCCGATGGCGTCGCCGAAAACATCCGGCTGGCGGCGGGCACCGGGCTCGCCGGCGGGTCGCTCGAGGATTACGACGGCACGGGCATCTATGACATGGCCGAGGCGGTCGACAGGCTGACGGCCGCCGTCGAGGCGGCGCGTTCGGTCAACCCGCCCTTCGTGCTGACCGCCCGGGCGGAAAACCTGATCCGCGGCAACCCGGATCTGGACGACACCATCAAGCGGCTCCAGGCCTATCAGGAGGCCGGCGCCGACGTTCTGTATGCGCCGGGGCTGAAGACGGCGGACGACGTGCGCGCCGTGATCTCGTCCGTCGACCGGCCGGTCAACGTCCTGGGCGGCATCGCCGGCATGACCCTGACTTATCGGGAAATGGCGGAACTGGGCGTCAAGCGCATCAGCGTCGGCGGCTCCCTGTTCCGCTCGGCCTACGGCAAAGCCATGGCGGACGCCCGGGAAATGCTCGATGCCGGAACCTTCGGCTTCGCCACCAGCGCGCCGCCGCTGTCGGCGTTCGACAAGCTTTTCCGGCAGGGGTGA
- a CDS encoding DHA2 family efflux MFS transporter permease subunit: MQTDNPAIARQFERFGPSYRWWATACGMLASMTMVLSSTIVNVSIPSIMGAFGIGQDLAQWASTAFLTTMVASQLLNSWTSRFIGPRNTCLMALGVFAAGAVLAAVSPSIEVLILGRIMQGFSAGLVQPLALATAVAVFPPERRGLAVGTVGMGIALAPTFGPLVGGVTIDLVTWRHVFIVPLPLVALSAMMALTFMPARNPLEKKPSFDWPGFILLCVALITLMAGIGNGQRWGWDSAKFLSFMLIGGLSAILFVATQMRSKSPLLDPKLFLDARFASAVAVAFAFGLGNFATNYSIPLFTQTIQGYTATKAGLVLVPAGLLLVMMMQASGRLADAVPPHWPIIVGCSTFAVAAMALATIDVNTGFVTVALLAMWTRGSMSLISPNMGKAALSAVPADKIAQGAGTFNFFRQMGGAFGVNLTAVTIEMRTAYHADFLTATQTNAKGPTAEMLDKVRDLLNAGGVPAPADGAMALDFLGRVLYAQANTFAFHDSFRQVALIFALTLIPAIVLGRSRSKE; this comes from the coding sequence GTGCAGACCGACAATCCCGCCATCGCCAGACAATTCGAACGGTTCGGGCCGTCCTATCGCTGGTGGGCGACGGCCTGCGGCATGCTGGCGTCGATGACCATGGTGCTGTCGTCGACCATCGTCAACGTGTCCATCCCCTCTATCATGGGTGCGTTCGGCATCGGCCAGGATTTGGCGCAATGGGCGTCGACCGCCTTTCTCACGACCATGGTCGCGAGCCAGTTGCTCAATTCCTGGACCTCGCGCTTCATCGGGCCGCGCAACACCTGCCTGATGGCGCTCGGCGTGTTCGCGGCCGGTGCGGTGCTGGCGGCGGTCAGTCCGTCCATCGAGGTGCTGATCCTGGGCCGCATCATGCAGGGATTCAGCGCCGGCCTGGTGCAGCCCCTGGCGCTGGCCACGGCGGTCGCCGTGTTCCCGCCGGAACGCCGGGGCCTGGCCGTCGGCACGGTCGGCATGGGCATCGCGCTGGCGCCCACCTTCGGGCCCCTGGTCGGCGGCGTGACCATCGATCTGGTGACCTGGCGTCATGTCTTCATCGTGCCGCTGCCGCTGGTCGCCTTGTCGGCCATGATGGCGCTGACCTTCATGCCCGCGCGCAATCCCCTGGAAAAGAAGCCGAGCTTCGATTGGCCCGGATTCATCCTGCTGTGCGTGGCGCTGATCACCCTGATGGCGGGGATCGGCAACGGCCAGCGCTGGGGCTGGGACTCGGCCAAGTTCCTGTCGTTCATGCTGATCGGCGGTCTCTCGGCGATTTTGTTCGTGGCGACCCAGATGCGCTCCAAAAGCCCGCTGCTCGATCCCAAGCTGTTCCTCGACGCGCGCTTCGCCTCGGCCGTGGCCGTGGCCTTCGCCTTCGGGCTCGGCAATTTCGCGACCAACTATTCGATCCCGCTGTTCACCCAGACCATCCAGGGCTACACGGCGACCAAGGCCGGTCTGGTCCTGGTGCCGGCGGGGTTGTTGCTGGTCATGATGATGCAGGCCTCGGGGCGGCTTGCCGATGCGGTTCCGCCCCATTGGCCGATCATCGTCGGCTGCAGCACCTTCGCCGTGGCGGCCATGGCGCTGGCCACCATCGACGTCAACACGGGCTTCGTGACGGTGGCGCTGTTGGCCATGTGGACGCGCGGCTCCATGAGCCTGATTTCCCCCAACATGGGCAAGGCGGCGCTGTCCGCCGTGCCGGCGGACAAGATCGCGCAGGGGGCGGGAACCTTCAATTTCTTCCGCCAGATGGGCGGGGCATTCGGCGTCAACCTGACGGCCGTGACCATCGAAATGCGCACCGCCTATCACGCCGATTTCCTGACCGCGACCCAGACCAACGCCAAGGGGCCGACGGCGGAGATGCTGGACAAGGTGCGCGATCTGTTGAACGCGGGCGGTGTGCCTGCCCCCGCCGACGGCGCCATGGCATTGGATTTCCTGGGCCGCGTCCTCTATGCCCAGGCCAATACCTTCGCGTTCCACGATTCGTTCCGCCAGGTCGCCCTGATCTTCGCGCTGACCCTGATCCCGGCCATCGTTTTGGGGCGCTCGCGGTCGAAGGAATAA